The DNA sequence GCCTGATCAGCTGCCGCACGGGCAGTACGGCGTCCGGCTCGTGCAGACCGACGAACATGACGTCACCGCCGGGCCTGGCGCAGGCGGTCGCCGAAGCCCTGGTCTGCTGGGTCCCGACAGCGTCGAAGACGGCGTCCACCCCCAGACCCGACGTTTCAGCCAGCAACGACTCCAGCAGCTGTGCGGGTTCGGCGGACAGCAGCCGACCGCCCGAGGCCTCAGCCGCCGATACCCTGCCGGCCACCGTCTCGGTGAACCACACCGACTCGACGCCGTGCAGCCGCAGCACCTCGATCACCAGCAGCCCGATCGGGCCGGCGCCGATCACCAGGGCCGTCCCACCCGGGCGGACCTGGGTCCGTCGGACGGCTCGCCAGGCGCAGGCCGCCGGCTCCGTGAAGACACCGGCGAGTGGCTCTGGTGCCGCCTCGAGTGACAGCAGCGCCGAGGCCGGCACCACGACCAGCTCGGCGTTGCTGCCGTGCACGTGGGCGCCGAGCAGCTCACGCTCGGTGCAGACGTTCTCGTGTCCCCACCGGCACAGCCGACACCGGCCACACGGTCGTAGCGGGTTCGCCGTCACCATCGTGCCGATCGGCAGTCGCGACCCGGACGCCACCGCCGAGCCGTAGTCGACCACCCGCCCGACGAACTCGTGCCCGAAGATGAGCCCCGGATGGCGAAGACCATCGTCGCCGCGGAAGCCGCCGAGCTCCGAACCGCAGATCCCGGAGTGCGTCACCGCGACCAGAGCGTCGTTGGGCCCAGGCTCCGGCTCCGCGACGTCCCGCACCTCGAAACGCCCCGCCGCTGCCAGCACCAGTCCTCGCATGTCTGCCATCTCCATCTGGTCGTACTTCGGTGGTGTTTCGAGTGAGCTGGCCCGGCCGGCCCGACAGGCTCAGGAGAGCAGGTTGGTGGCGTCCTTCTGCATCCTGGCCGCTGTTGCCTGTGGAGTGGCCCTGTTGTTGAGCAGCTCGTCCATGGCAGGACCGAAGACCTCGTTGAAGATCTGCTGCATGTTGGTGGTGTAGATGTCGCCGATCTGCGCCTTCGGGATCGCCGTCATGGCTGCCTCGAAGCCGTCCGGCATCCCCGACACCATGTCCTTCGACGTCCTCGCCTCGTTCTGCAACGGGATCCAGTCGTGGTCCTTCGCCATCTGTGACTGGAACTTGGTGGCGCTCCAGATCGCAAAGGTCTGCGCCGCGGTCAGTGCCTTCGACTGCTTCGGGATGACCCAGCCGCCCAGGAAGTACGGGGCGATGCTCTTGCCCTGCCACTTCGGCAGCGGCGCCACACCCCAGTTGGCCTTCATCTGCTTGAACGAGGCGATGTTCCAGGTCCCATCCGGCATCATCGAGACGTTGCCGGCGACGAAGGCACCCGACTCCTGGCTGATGGCCGCCCGCTGGTCGGGGTTGGGCGCGACCTTCTTGGTCCACATCAGGTCCTGGACGAACTTCATCGCCTCGACGTTGCGCGGGTCGTCCAGGGTGAACTTGGTGGGCTCCAGCGGCTTGTCCGCGAACGCGGTGCCGGCCGCCCAGGAGAGCGACTGCAGACCCCACCAGACGCCCAGGGTGCCGATGTCCAGGCCCCAGCGGGTGACCTTGTCGCCCTTCTTCTTCTGCAGCTTGCCGGCAGCCTCCACGACCTGGTCCCAGGTCCAGCTGTCGTCCGGGTAGCTCAGACCGGCCTCGTCGAAGTGGTCCTTGTTGTAGTAGAACGCGATCGTCTGGATGTTCTCCGGAATCGGGAACAGATCCTTGTTGTCGAACTTCCACGGCTCGTACAGGTTGACCGGGTACTTGGCGGGATCCATCATGTCGGTCTTGTCGATCACCGGCTGGTTGTCCTGCAGCAGGTTCTTCTTGTAGTGCGCGTAGGCCTGGACGTCCCAGTAGTAGATGTCGAACGGCTTGTGGGCCGCGTACTGCAGCTGGATCTTCTGCCAGTACTGGTCGTACGGCAGGAACGTGATCTTGGCCGTGAACTTGTCCTTGAACTCCTCGTTGAACAGCTCGACGCGCTTCTTGAAGTTCGCATCGATCGTCGGCCCGTTGGTCCAGGCGTAGATCGTGAGGTCTTTGCTGCCGACGATCTTGCCGGAGGCATCACCGGAACTGGTACCGGTGCTGTTGTCACCGCTGCATCCGGCAAGAGCAAACGCTCCCCCGGCAGCGAGGGACGCCAGCAGTGCCCGCCTGGACAGGATGGGATCGATCATGGTTCAGCCTTTCTTGACTGGAGTAGTGGTGGTCATCGATTGACGCCGCTCATCGAGATGCCCTTGATGAAGTAGCGCTGGGCGCTCAGGAAGAGCACCACCGAAGGGATGGCGGCAAGGGTGGTTGCGGCCATGGTCAACTGCATCTGGGGCCCGATCCGGGGCGAGCCCTGGAAGTAGGACAGTGCGACCGAGACGGTCCATTTGGTGTCGTCGGTGAGATAGATGACGGGTCCGAAGAAGTCGTTGTAGGCCGCGACGAAGGTGAACACGGTGACCGTCGCCAGCACCGGCCGGCTCAGCGGCAGGAAGATCGACCACCAGATCCTCAGGTAGCCGGCACCGTCGATTCGCGCGGCGTCCTCCAGCTCACGTGGGATCCCGAGGTAGAACTGCCGGAACAGGAAGATGAAGAACGCCGATCCGAAGAAGGCCGGCAGGATCAGCGGCTTGAACGTGTTGATCCAGCCGATGTTGTTGAAGGCGATGTAGGTGGGCACCAGCGTCACCGTGCTGGGCAGCATGATCGTCGCCATCAGCACCAGGAAGATGGTGTTCTTGCCTGGGGCGCGGAGCCGGGCGAAGCCGTAGGCGGCGAAGGAGCAGGACAGCATGGTCCCGAACATCACCCCGGCGACGATGGTGGCGGTGTTCAGGAAGTATCTCTGGAAGGGCACCAGGGTGACGACGTCCTTGTAGTTCTGCCACCGCGGCTTGAAGAACCACTTCGGGGGGTTGACGAAGACGTCCGTCCCCTCCTTCAGCGATGTCAGGAGCATCCAGAACACCGGCGTCAGCACGACGAAGGTGCCGATGCAGAGCACCAGCAGCCTGACCGTGGTTCCCAGCGGCAGTGGCCTGCGGCGGCGGGTGGCTGCGGGGGCCTTGGCGGTCGCGGCTTCGGGCGACGAGGCTCCGGTGGTCCCGTCAGTCACTTGTCGTCACTCGCTTCCGAATGGACCCAGTAGGGCATCGAGCGGAAGATCAGCAGGGTCAGGA is a window from the Microlunatus panaciterrae genome containing:
- a CDS encoding ABC transporter permease subunit; its protein translation is MTDGTTGASSPEAATAKAPAATRRRRPLPLGTTVRLLVLCIGTFVVLTPVFWMLLTSLKEGTDVFVNPPKWFFKPRWQNYKDVVTLVPFQRYFLNTATIVAGVMFGTMLSCSFAAYGFARLRAPGKNTIFLVLMATIMLPSTVTLVPTYIAFNNIGWINTFKPLILPAFFGSAFFIFLFRQFYLGIPRELEDAARIDGAGYLRIWWSIFLPLSRPVLATVTVFTFVAAYNDFFGPVIYLTDDTKWTVSVALSYFQGSPRIGPQMQLTMAATTLAAIPSVVLFLSAQRYFIKGISMSGVNR
- a CDS encoding zinc-dependent alcohol dehydrogenase produces the protein MADMRGLVLAAAGRFEVRDVAEPEPGPNDALVAVTHSGICGSELGGFRGDDGLRHPGLIFGHEFVGRVVDYGSAVASGSRLPIGTMVTANPLRPCGRCRLCRWGHENVCTERELLGAHVHGSNAELVVVPASALLSLEAAPEPLAGVFTEPAACAWRAVRRTQVRPGGTALVIGAGPIGLLVIEVLRLHGVESVWFTETVAGRVSAAEASGGRLLSAEPAQLLESLLAETSGLGVDAVFDAVGTQQTRASATACARPGGDVMFVGLHEPDAVLPVRQLIRREINCQTSFAYSGRDFAETLALLCSGQLRFRGEVVQADLAEGQLWYERLLGGSAVGKVLLSPEPSLAQSRATTELVG
- a CDS encoding extracellular solute-binding protein, with the protein product MIDPILSRRALLASLAAGGAFALAGCSGDNSTGTSSGDASGKIVGSKDLTIYAWTNGPTIDANFKKRVELFNEEFKDKFTAKITFLPYDQYWQKIQLQYAAHKPFDIYYWDVQAYAHYKKNLLQDNQPVIDKTDMMDPAKYPVNLYEPWKFDNKDLFPIPENIQTIAFYYNKDHFDEAGLSYPDDSWTWDQVVEAAGKLQKKKGDKVTRWGLDIGTLGVWWGLQSLSWAAGTAFADKPLEPTKFTLDDPRNVEAMKFVQDLMWTKKVAPNPDQRAAISQESGAFVAGNVSMMPDGTWNIASFKQMKANWGVAPLPKWQGKSIAPYFLGGWVIPKQSKALTAAQTFAIWSATKFQSQMAKDHDWIPLQNEARTSKDMVSGMPDGFEAAMTAIPKAQIGDIYTTNMQQIFNEVFGPAMDELLNNRATPQATAARMQKDATNLLS